The Terriglobales bacterium genome includes the window CGTTTCGTTCACGCGGAAGCGGGTGTAGCCCAGGCGCGTGTCCAAGACCCAGCGCGCGCCCAGCGAGTGTGTGTGCGTCAGCGTCAGGTTCTGGTTGAGCGCATTGCGCACGGCGCCGTTGCCGGGGTACGTGCTGCTGCTGGGCAGCGTGTCGTCGTGCAACTGGTCGAGCCGCTGCACCAGGTAGCTCATGCTCCAGCGCGACTGCTGGCTCTGCGTCAGGTCGGCGTGCAGCAGGCCGTTGTGCACGTTGGTGTAGTTGGGCGCTTCGCCCTTGAAGAACTCCAGCGCGTTGGGCACGCCAATCACGTTCGCCACCGGATACAGCGCCATCACCTTCTTGGCCAGCAGATAGTCGGGGCTGGTGTTGCTGAAGAAGTAGTTCGTGGAGCCGGGGACGCCCGCCGTCCGCAACGGGTTGTAGGTGCGGTCGAAGGTGGAGGGCACGCGCTCGAAGATGGGATTCGGATTGTCGATGATCGTGCCTTCGTAGCTGCCGAAGATGAAGAACTTGTCTTTCACCAGCGGCCCGCCCAGGCGTCCGCCGAACTGCCGCGAGTTGAAGGGCTGCTTGTGACTGTCGTTGGCCGCCAGGACCGCCGCGGGATTGAAGCGCGTGTTCTTGCCGAAGCCGCCGGTCACGCAGGCGTGTTTGTCGGCCGCCGGCGAGGGCCCGATCGAATCGGTGCACCAGCCGACTGCCTCGGCGCCGGCCACGTAGCTGTTGTAGCTGACCGGCGCGAACGACGCCGATTTGTTCGCCGTCAGGCTGCCGGAGTATTGCTCCGCCTTGTCGAAGCCCGAGCCGTTGTAGACCGAGAGGGGCGAATCGGAATTGAGCGCGTCGCTGTTGAAATAGCCAAACACGCTGCCGTGGAACTGGTTGGTTCCGCGGTTGGTCACAATGTTCACCACGCCGCCGCCGTTGCCGCCGTACTCGGCGTTGGCGCTCGACGAGATCACGCGGAACTCCTGCACCGCGTCGTTCACCTGGAAGGGAATCGCCTGGTTGCTGCTGCGCGCCACGTTGTCGGTGCCGTCGAGCAGGAAGTTGTTCGTCGTGGGCCGGTTGCCGGCAATGGAGAAGGTCGCGCCCGCCAGCGCCGATCCGCCTTCCACGTCGTGCGTGTTGGGCGTGAGCAGGCCGAGCGCGAGGAAGTTGCGGTTGAACAGCGGCAGCGAGCGCAACTGGTCGCCCGAAATCACGCCGCTGATCTGCGTGCTCAGCGTCTCGTTGGAAATGGCGGCCGCCTTGGTTTCGGTCACTTCCTTGCTGCCGGTCGCGGTCGCGGCGGCGATCTTCTCGCGCAGCGGCGGGAACAGGTCTTTTTCTTCGCCCACCGAGACGGTCAGGCCCGAGCGCGCGTCAATCTTTTCCGTGCCGCGGAAGGCGCTCACCTTGTAGCCCTCCGCCGGAGGCACCTCGGCGATGTTGTAGATGCCGTCGTCGCCGGTTACCGCCGTGCGCTGAAAGTTCAGCGACGCGTTTTCCAGCACCACGTTGATGCCCGCCAGCGGTTTGCCGGTCGAGTCATACACCGCGCCGGAAATGACGGCGTTCTGGCTGGCGGCAAGGCTGAAAGGCGTGGCGGCAACAAGCAGCAGAACGGTTGTGAGCAGGCGCATCCCCGTGCGCATGGTGACCTCCTGAAATTCCCTGGGGTTCGGTCTAAATCCGCAGTCCAAAGGCAAAAAAGTGCCGGATCGAGCTTCCGGTCAGAACCGGATCTCTGCGCGAAACCCGAACCTCGAAACCCGAAACTGCGGTCCTTTGGGGGAGCGCCGGACCTTAGTCCCCTAAGTTCCAGCGTGCGCAAGAGATACCACTTTCACCCTACCCTGTCCACCGTAAACTGCATGTCCGCACAGGGGATAGCAACACTTTTCACATCGGGGAAATGGCTGGAAACTGGCGGGATTAAGGGATAACATCTAGCCCGGTCTCAGAGTTTCTGGAGGTAGCGGTATGTCGCGGCGCTTCGTCTGTCGGGTGGTGGTGTGCGCGGTGGTGGTGGCGTGGGGGACGGCCGTGTGGGGCATCCCCCTTTCGGTTCAGCAAGCGAACAATTTCTTCGGCATCGACAGTAATGCCGGATTCTGGAATCTCGTTCCCTCCGTCACCGTCTCAATCCAGCCTGGCAGCTATGGCATCCTGAGCATTCAGGGTCAGATTGTCTGCCCGCAGGCCGATTTATCGGGCAACAAATGCACGAGTAACAATTATTTCATGATGTACAAGGTGCAGAACGCGCCACTGAACACCACACTGAACTTCACGAACCTGCCCGGTTTCAATTTCGCCACCGTCGATAGCAGCAAGCTGGGCATCATGCAGTGCCGGTCAGACACTCTCCTGCTGATTTGCGGCGACAATGGCGGGCAAACCGGCACCATAAACGCAACCGGCAGCGGCGCCAATCTCAGCATCAATTTGCCGACCGGCGCAAACCAACCGGTCGCGTTCTACATCAGGATTGTTACCGCCGGAAATCCCACGCTGCCGCCGGTTCAGGTTCAGGTGAACCCCACGCCGATTCAGGCCCACAAGTACATTCTGCCGCACATTCCTTCCGGAGCCGGCTACGTAACCAAAATCACCGCCAGTAATATGTCGAACACTACGGCCAGCGGTGACATCATCTTCGTGGACCAGGCAGGCAACCTGACCCTCGACGTGCCGTTCTCGATTCCCACCGGCGGCACCTTCCGCACGGCGACGGCGGAGTCGGACCGGTTCAAGCCTCTCGCGGTGAGTTGGGCGTTTATCGGCTCCGACCAGCCGATCGGAGTGAATCTCTTCTTTGAGTTCATTGCCGCGCCCGGCGCACCCCACGCGATCGTCAATACGGTTGGCTTCAACGTCCAACGAACGGACACAATTCAGCCCCGTGTCAATTACACCGAGTCGGACTTCACGATCCCCATAGAACTCGAGCCCAAGCCAAACGACGCCCCAATCGGGCGGACCGTCGGGGTCGCTCTCGCGAATCCGACGGCCAATGCGGTCACGGTGAAGGTTAAGATAAACAACACCGCGGGCTCCACGGTTGTCCAGACCGGCATCGCCGGGTGTCCGGCCGACATCAGCATCCCGGCCTTCGGTCAGACCGCCTTCGACACCAACGCATTCTTTGGCAGCTGCCCCGGGTTTCCTCCACCGCCGAACGTGGGCAACTCATTCGTCGGCTCCATGACGGTCGCTGCCACGTCGACCGGCGTCGCGACGCCGATTGCCGCCGTTGCGCTGGAAGACAGCTACGGCCCGTTCTCGGCCACGCCCGTCATGCCGGGCCGGGCGCCGGGCAAGTGATTGGATGAACGAACCCTCATCCCCCGGAGGTCGCATTTTGCGAAGTAACGCTTGACTCGCTGTCGCATCGGCAAAATCGGGTGCCCCTTACGAGCCTGGTATTGGCTTGTGTCCGGATTCTCCTCGCTGCTGCTTTGCGCATGCCCGCTATCGGCGCAAACGCAGACCGTCCCGATTGACACCTCGCGCGTCATCGCGTCGAACTTCTTCGGCACCGATGTGAATGCTTTCTTTTGGGACCAGGAGCATTCCTCGATTGTCCCCATAGAACCCAATGGGCCGCCGGTGTTGATTAAAGGTCAGGTCGTGTGCCCGAATGCCGATCTGGCAAATGGCAAGTGCCTGAGCGGCGTTTACTGGATGCTCTATCAGCTTGCTAGCGCGCCGCCGCGGCTGAAAGTCACGGTGAATAACCTGGTGGGGTTCAACTTCGTGGGCGCACACACGTTCGGCGTGCTCAACTGCGGCGCAGGAAACACGACCGCACTCTGCACGAATCTGCCGGCGCCGGTCATCGCCGCGTTCAACATGACGGCCACCGGGGGACCGAACACGCTCACGTTCGACGTGCCCGCCGTCACGTTCCCCGGCTCCCCGTTTACGTTTTTCGTGCAGGTCACCAACCCGGCCTTCAGCGGCATCTCCGGGGTCACCATCAGCGCCAATCCGCTGCCGAATTTTCCGTACCTTTATTACCTGCCGCACGTGGTAATCGGCGGGGGATACGTCACCAAGATCACCGCCGCCGGGACGTCGCCACTCGGGGCCAGCGGCCAGATCAACTTCATTGACCAGGCAGGACACTTTATCCGCCAGGAATCGCTCGTACTTTCCCCGGGCGGCACCTTCCGTTATCAAACCGAAGAAGAAGACCGCTACTACCCGCTCACCGTCAGCTGGGCCGTGGTCGGCTCCGATCAGCCCATCGGGGTGAACGAAATCCTGGAGTACATGGCTCCCGGCAACAGCCAGTGGGCCATCTCCAACACCATTGGCTTCGGCGCCGCCCCGCCCATGACCGAATTCACCATTCCGGAGGAGATCGAGCCGGCTCCGCCCGGCGTCTCCATCGGAAAAACCATGGGCATCGCCATCGCCAACACAACCGCGACGGCCGCCGGCGTCACCGTGAAGCTTTACGACCGCTACGCCAACTTTCTGGCGACGACCAACCTGACCATCCCGCCCTACGGCCAGATCGCCTTCAACCCGCAGTCCAACCTGCCAGTCATCTCCGACGCGTACCCGAATGGCAACTTCATCGGCTCGCTGACCTTCAGCTCCAACCAGCCCGTCGCCGTCCTCGCCCTCCAGGACACCTACGGTCCCTTCGCAGCGGTTCCAGTGTTTCCGGGCAAGGGAAAGTAGCAGTCAGCACTCAGCAGTCAGCATTCAGCCCCTGAACATATTGCCAATGACAAAAGAAAAGCACTCAACAATCGCCCCCAAGGGCTGAATGCTGAGTGCTGTCTGCTGAGCGCTGCTTTTCCCTACATCGCCTTCAACAGCTTCAGCCACCGATCCCACGCCTCGGCGCGCGCCTTCTTGTTGCCTGCGTACGCGGTTTTCTGCTGCTCGGTCGCGTCGGCTCCTGGCTCGGGCGCTTCGCCTGCGCGCATGAAGCCGTGTCCGGCGCCCTCGTAGGTGACCGGCTCAAAGGTTTTTCCTGCAGCCTTCATCGCTTCGGTCGTCGCGGGCAGCGTTGCGTTTACGCGCGCGTCGTTGCCGGCGTAGAACCCATACACTGGCGCCTTGATCGAAGAAACGTTCTCCGGCGCGGTGCCGTAGAAGACGAACGCCGCATTCAAGTCCGGACGGTTCGTCGCATAGCGGAAGCTCTGGCTGCCGCCCCAGCAGTAACCCGTCACCGCCAGCTTGCCGTTCGACGCCGGCAGCTTCTTGGCGTAGTCGGCCACGGCGTTCAAGTCGGCGGTGATCTGGTCGGGCGGCAGGTCGCGGATCGCCTTGCCCACCGCCTGGGGATCGGTCATGCTGCTGGTCCCGCCGCCGTTCGGCCCCATGCCGGAGAGCAAGTCGGGCGCGATGGCGATGTAACCGGCGGCGGCCAGCTGATCGGCGAGGCTCTGCACCCAATCCGTCATTCCGAAGATCTCGTGGATCACCAGCACAACCGGCGCCTTGTCCTTGCGCTCCGGATACACCACGAAGGCCTGCACCTCGCGGTTGTCGTGCTTCACCTTGACCCACTCGCGATGCCGCGGCGACTTCTCCAGCGACGCCTTGGCCCAGTCCTGCGCCCCGGCAGCCGCGGCAAAGGAAACCAGCGACAGCAGCAATACGGCGGAAAATGCGCGCTTCATAGGCGCAACAGTGTAAATCCCACGGAGCGCGTTGTCAGCCTGCGGGAACAGCCGCCGCGCGGTGCTGCTGTGCCACCTGTCCGCCGGTGAAGCCAAGCCGCTCAGGGCTGAATGCCGCCTGCACTGCGGACGGCTTCGCTAAGGCAAATCTCCCGATTGCGGCTGCGATGTTTTTCGCTTATTGTGAGTTCTCGCCCCAGATGGAAAACTCCCGCAAGCTCGCCTCGGCGGTTGCGCCGCTGGGTTCGGACCAGCAGAACTACTTCCGCGCTACCCTTAAAGTCCCGGTGCTGTTACGCAACGCGCAGGGACTGGAGTTCCACACGGTGAGCACCAACGTGAGCTCCACCGGCATGGGCCTCGACTGCCTGCAGGACCCGTTACTTTTTCTCGGCCGCCTGGAAATCGAGTTCGAGCTCGAAGAAGGCGAGCCTCCGGTGCGCGCCCGCGGACGCATCATCTGGGCCCGCCCCGCCGGACGCGCCGGCGTCCGCTTCCTCAACTTCGACTCCGGCTCATGGTTCCGCCTGCAAGCCTGGCTCGCCGCCCGCCGCGAAGAGCAGGGCTATCCGGTCCAAACGTGAATGTCGCGGATTTGCAGTCTTGTAGAGACGTTGCCTGCAACGCCTGCGGCTGGCGATGCTCGCGGCTGTCAGGGCCAGGAAGGACTGGAGGCGCGGGTGGGAATCGAACCCACGCATAAAGGTTTTGCAGACCTCTCCCTTACCACTTGGGTACCGCGCCTCACTCGAAACAGCCTACCAAATCTGGCGGGCCTGGGCCCAGAAACCAGCCCATAAGCGAAACCCTCGCCGAGGCGAGGGTCCAGACCGCATCTGCGGCGAAATCTCTGGAGCGGGAGACGGGATTTGAACCCGCGACTTCGACCTTGGCAAGGTCGCACTCTACCGCTGAGTTACTCCCGCTCGGCAACGTTGATTATATGCGGGCCAAAAATGGGGGTCAACGCGCACACCAGGGCCCGACCGATGCCACGCGGACTCTGGAACCGGCACTTTTTCGGGAAACTGGACGTCGATGCGGCAGCCGGCAGCGCGCGAAACTGGAAACGAAGAACGGGGAACGGCCTTTACGCCGCCGTGAACTGTTTCTCCGGCTCCTTCACGCCCCGCCTGCGCCACCGGCCCTGCAGCCGGTCCAGGTACACGTAGTACACCGGCGTGATGTAGAGGGTGATCAGTTGTGAGAGCAGCAGCCCGCCGACCACCGCCAGTCCCAGCCCGCGACGCGATCCCGAGCCCGCGCCCCAGCCCACCGCAATCGGCAGAATGCCCATCAGCGCCGCGAACGTCGTCATCATGATCGGCCGGAAGCGCACGATGGCGCCCTGAAAGATGGACTCCTCCGGCGTCTCGCCCTTGTTGCGCTCGTTCTCCAGCGCGAAGTCGATCATCATGATGGCGTTCTTTTTCACGATGCCGACCAGCATGATGACGCCCACGAACGAGTACAGGTTCAGCTCCTCGCGGAACAGCAGCAGCGTGGCCAGCGCGCCCACGCCCGCCGACGGCAGGCCCGACAGGATCGTCAGCGGATGAATGAAGCTCTCATACAGAATCCCGAGCACGATGTAGATCACCAGGATCGCCGCCAGCAGCAACAGTCCCATGTTCGAGAACGACTGCTGGAAGGCCTGCGCCGTGCCCTGGAAGCTGCGCGTGATGTTGGCCGGCAGCGTCTTGTTGGCCGCGTCTTCCACCGCCCTGGCCGCCGTGCCCAGCGACGCACCCGGACGCAGGTTGAAGCTCAGCGTCACTGCCGGCAGCTGTCCCAGGTGGTTCACCGTCAGCGGCCCCACGCTCGGCCCGACCGACGCCACCGTATCCAGCGGGACCAGCCGGTTGTCGTTGGCGCGCACATACAGCATCGAGAGTGACTTGGGATCGTTCTGGTACGGCGGCGCCAGCTCCAGGATCACGTAGTACTCGTTGTTCGGCGTGTACATCGTGCTCACCTGCCGCTGCCCGTACGCGGAGTAGAGCGCGTCCGACACCTGTTGCGCCGTCAGCCCGAGCGCGTACGCCTTGTCGCGGTCCACCTTCACCGCCAGTTGCGGGTTGTGCAGTTGCAGGTCGCTGCTCACGTCCTGGATCTGCGGGATTTTGCGCAGCTCGGCTTCCAGCCTGGGCGCCTGCTCGTAAAGCTGCTTCGTGTCGGGCGCTTGCAGCGTGTATTGGTACTGCGAATTGGCGATGCGTCCGCCCACGTTGATGGTCGGCGGAACCTGCAGGAACACGCGCACGTCAGGCACCGCCGCCAGCTTCCTGCGCAGCTGCTGGATCACCTGGTCGGCGCTCATGTGGTTCGGGCGGTCTTTCACCTCCTTCAAATGCATGAAGACGCGCCCCTGGTTCACCGGCGTGCCGTACGACGTCATGGTGTAGAGCACGTTCGGGTCCTGCTGCGTGATCTCGGCAATCTTTTGCAGATTGGCGCCCATGCGCTCGAACCCGATCCCCTCCGGCCCCTGAACAAACCCGAACAGCAGCCCCGCGTCTTCGTTGGGGATGAATCCCGTCTGCACGCTCTGGAACAGGAAGAACGTGAGCCCGATGACGGCGAAGCTCACCAGCAGCGTGGCCATCTTGTGGCGCAGCACCGTGCGCAGCGAGCTTTCGTAAAAGCCCAGGGCCCGGTCGAACACGCGCTCGGTGGCGTTGTAGAAACGCCCGTGCCGCTCCTCGCGCGGCGGGCGCAGGAAGCGGCTGCACAGCATCGGCGTCATCGTCAGCGAAACGAAGCCGGACACCAGGATCGCCGACGTGATCACCACCGCGAACTCGTGCAGCAGCCGCCCAATGATCCCGCTCATGAACAGGATGGGGATGAACACCGCCGCCAGCGACAGCGTCATCGAGAGGATGGTGAATCCGATCTCGCCCGCGCCGTCCAGCGACGCCTCGAGCGGTGACTTGCCCATCTCCATGTGCCGGACAATGTTTTCCAGCACCACGATGGCGTCGTCCACCACGAACCCGACTGCCAGCGTGAGCGACATCAGCGACAGGTTGTCCACCGTGTAGCCCAGCAGATACATCACCGGGAATGTCCCGATGATGGACATCGGCAGCGCGAGGCTGGGAATGATCGTGGCCGAAATGTTGCGCAGGAACAGGAAGATGACCAGCACCACCAGCGCGATCGCCAGCAGCAGCGTGAACTTCACGTCGCTCACGCTCTGCCGGATGGAAAGCGAACGGTCGTACAGCACGTTCACGCTGATGGAGCGCGGAATCGTCTGCTCCAGGCCGGGCAGGATCTTCCTGATCGCATCCACGATCTCCACCGTGTTCGTGCCCGGCTGCTTCTGGATGGCGATCACCACCGCCCGCTGCCCGTTGAAGGCGCTGCGCGAGTACTTGTCCTGCACGTCGTCATAGACCTGGCCGAGATCGCCCAGCCGCACCGGCGATCCGTTGCGGTAGGCCACAATCAGCGGCCGGAACGCCGCCGCGTTCAGCAGTTGCCCGTTCGATTCCAGCGTGTAGCTCGCCTCCGGCGCGTAGATGCTGCCCACCGGCAGGTTCGTGTTGCCGCTCTGGATTGCCGCCGACACTTCGTCCATCCCGATCTGCCGCGACGCCAGCTGGTTCGGGTCCACCGCCACGCGCACCGCGTACTTGGCCGCGCCGAACACCTGCACCTGCGCCACGCCGGGCACCATCGAGAGGCGCTGGCCGATGGTCGTCTCGGCGGCGGCGTCGACCGCGTAGATCGGCATCGCGCTCGAGGTCAGCGCCAGATAAAGGATCGGCTGGTCCGACGGGTTGACCTTGCGGAACGTCGGCGGGGTCGGCATGTTCGGCGGCAGTTGCCCGCCGGCCGCCGCGATCGCCGATTGCACGTCCACCGCCGCGCCGTCCAAATCACGCGAGAGATCGAATTGAATCGTGATGCTGGTCGAGCCCAGCTGGCTCGTCGACGTGATCTGGCTCACGCCCGCGATGGTGGTGAACTGCCGCTCCAGCGGCGTCGCCACTGAGGCGGCCATCGTCTCCGGACTCGCGCCCGGCAGCGCCGCGCTCACCTGGATGGTGGGGAAGTCAACGTTCGGCAGGTCGCTGACCGGCAGCACCCGGTAGGCGAACACACCGAACACGATGATCGCCGCCATGACCAGCGTGGTCATGATCGGGCGCTTGATGAAGAGAGACGTCACTGGCTGTCCCCGGGACCCCCGCCGGCTTCAGCGCCCGGAGACGTTGCTTCCGGACCAGGTTGCAGGGGGACCGTGCGCGCCACCTGGACTTTCCCATTCGGCGCCACCTTGATCTGGCCCTCCACGATCACCGGCTCGCCCGGCTGCACTCCTTTTTCGATCACGGCCAGTTGCCGGTACGTGCGCGACGTCTGCACTGGACGCATCTGCGCCGTGCCGTCGCTCTGCACCACGTACACGTACTTGCCCTGCGTGCCCGTCTGCACCGCGGCCGCCGGCACCACGACCGCATTGGCATCGGTCCCGAGCCTGACCTGCACCCGCGAGAACTGGCCCGGCCACAGCCGCCGGTCACGGTTCGCGAACGTCGCCATCAGCTTGATCGTGCCCGTCGCCGGGTCCACGCCGTTGTCAATGAAGGTCAGCATGCCCTCCGACGGTCTGGGATCGTTCTGCGGGAAGGCATACACCGGCACTTTGCCCACGCCGCGCGCCCGCACCGCCGCCAGCTGCGACTCGGGAATGCTGAACAGCACGTAGATGGGCCGAATCTGGTTCAGCGTGGTCAGCGCGCTGGTGTCGTTGGCTTTTACCAGGTTGCCCAGGTTCACCAGGATCGCGCCGGCGCGCGCGTCAATCGGCGCTTTGATGTCGGTGTAACCCAGGTTCACGCGCGCCTGCTCCACCGCCGCCTTGTCCGCCTGCACTGCGGCTGCGCTCGAGCGCGCGATCGCTTCCTGCTGCTGCAGCAGTTGCGGCGCAATCACTCCCGCCTGCGCCAGCGCG containing:
- a CDS encoding efflux RND transporter permease subunit is translated as MTSLFIKRPIMTTLVMAAIIVFGVFAYRVLPVSDLPNVDFPTIQVSAALPGASPETMAASVATPLERQFTTIAGVSQITSTSQLGSTSITIQFDLSRDLDGAAVDVQSAIAAAGGQLPPNMPTPPTFRKVNPSDQPILYLALTSSAMPIYAVDAAAETTIGQRLSMVPGVAQVQVFGAAKYAVRVAVDPNQLASRQIGMDEVSAAIQSGNTNLPVGSIYAPEASYTLESNGQLLNAAAFRPLIVAYRNGSPVRLGDLGQVYDDVQDKYSRSAFNGQRAVVIAIQKQPGTNTVEIVDAIRKILPGLEQTIPRSISVNVLYDRSLSIRQSVSDVKFTLLLAIALVVLVIFLFLRNISATIIPSLALPMSIIGTFPVMYLLGYTVDNLSLMSLTLAVGFVVDDAIVVLENIVRHMEMGKSPLEASLDGAGEIGFTILSMTLSLAAVFIPILFMSGIIGRLLHEFAVVITSAILVSGFVSLTMTPMLCSRFLRPPREERHGRFYNATERVFDRALGFYESSLRTVLRHKMATLLVSFAVIGLTFFLFQSVQTGFIPNEDAGLLFGFVQGPEGIGFERMGANLQKIAEITQQDPNVLYTMTSYGTPVNQGRVFMHLKEVKDRPNHMSADQVIQQLRRKLAAVPDVRVFLQVPPTINVGGRIANSQYQYTLQAPDTKQLYEQAPRLEAELRKIPQIQDVSSDLQLHNPQLAVKVDRDKAYALGLTAQQVSDALYSAYGQRQVSTMYTPNNEYYVILELAPPYQNDPKSLSMLYVRANDNRLVPLDTVASVGPSVGPLTVNHLGQLPAVTLSFNLRPGASLGTAARAVEDAANKTLPANITRSFQGTAQAFQQSFSNMGLLLLAAILVIYIVLGILYESFIHPLTILSGLPSAGVGALATLLLFREELNLYSFVGVIMLVGIVKKNAIMMIDFALENERNKGETPEESIFQGAIVRFRPIMMTTFAALMGILPIAVGWGAGSGSRRGLGLAVVGGLLLSQLITLYITPVYYVYLDRLQGRWRRRGVKEPEKQFTAA
- a CDS encoding PilZ domain-containing protein, with product MENSRKLASAVAPLGSDQQNYFRATLKVPVLLRNAQGLEFHTVSTNVSSTGMGLDCLQDPLLFLGRLEIEFELEEGEPPVRARGRIIWARPAGRAGVRFLNFDSGSWFRLQAWLAARREEQGYPVQT
- a CDS encoding efflux RND transporter periplasmic adaptor subunit, with protein sequence MSPAGKLAVPIEIEAIGNAQPYRSVQVKSMVDGQIVRVLLEQGDDVKAGQLLFQLDKRPFEAALHQAEGRLAQDEATASYNQAEAERDRALAQAGVIAPQLLQQQEAIARSSAAAVQADKAAVEQARVNLGYTDIKAPIDARAGAILVNLGNLVKANDTSALTTLNQIRPIYVLFSIPESQLAAVRARGVGKVPVYAFPQNDPRPSEGMLTFIDNGVDPATGTIKLMATFANRDRRLWPGQFSRVQVRLGTDANAVVVPAAAVQTGTQGKYVYVVQSDGTAQMRPVQTSRTYRQLAVIEKGVQPGEPVIVEGQIKVAPNGKVQVARTVPLQPGPEATSPGAEAGGGPGDSQ
- a CDS encoding dienelactone hydrolase family protein; amino-acid sequence: MKRAFSAVLLLSLVSFAAAAGAQDWAKASLEKSPRHREWVKVKHDNREVQAFVVYPERKDKAPVVLVIHEIFGMTDWVQSLADQLAAAGYIAIAPDLLSGMGPNGGGTSSMTDPQAVGKAIRDLPPDQITADLNAVADYAKKLPASNGKLAVTGYCWGGSQSFRYATNRPDLNAAFVFYGTAPENVSSIKAPVYGFYAGNDARVNATLPATTEAMKAAGKTFEPVTYEGAGHGFMRAGEAPEPGADATEQQKTAYAGNKKARAEAWDRWLKLLKAM